The stretch of DNA TCAGATAGCGCCTCAATGACGTTCTCCACAATCTTTTTCTTTGCTTCATCACTGACTTCACACCTGTCTGAGAACAGGATCATCTTAAGCCTCTGTTTTGCAATGTTTGCATTGGAGTTTTCCTTTATGGTTGGTGCAGGAAAGATTATCTTCCATGCTAATTTCAGACGGTCAACAAATCCCATGTTAACAACATTGTGAAGGAAGCCTTCCACCTCTTGAGTTATAGGAGAAAAATCCTTCCTTGAAAGAGCATAGGTCTGGGTGGAGCTCTGTGAACAGCTTTGACGGTCAATGATTAGCTGGCTGTTTGTAAGCATGCGATTGCTAGATGCTCCATGAGGAAAGGTACAAAAGTGAGCCTGCAGCATGACATAATTATAATGGTAAGAATTCCAGTATAAACAATGCCAACAAAGTAGAAGCACATTGCAGTACCAAAGCTAGTGGCAGTGCCTGGTATGATTCCACTGACAATCCTAAACCTCCAATACTGAAACTTGCATGAATCTGCATGATAGCATCAGAGCTATATGCAGTACTAAGACTAATATCTGGTATGCGTGACACAGCAGTACACTAGTTTGATCTATGAATCATCGATACTTCACTAACCCAGCCGTACCCGTATCCGATACTTCGATACTCCGATACTCTCTCTATACTACCACTGTGTCGTTTTTCAAACTCACGTATCACCGTATCGCTGTACCAGTATCACCATACCCGTATCGCGTATCGGTGATACATAGAGTTTGATTATTCATATAAGTCATTTCATAGTTAATTGATCATTTCATAGTTAATTGAGCAAGCACACTTCTAGTTTGATTATTCATGTAAGTCATTTCATAGTTAATTGAGCAAGCACACTTCAGGCCTTCTATCAAAGATAAACTAAAGAAATGTGCATATGAAAAAAAAATAAACACAGAGCTAATCTAACAGAGCAAGAATAACATGACAGCAAGGCAAGATAGAAACCACATTTTATGGGGTGAACCCCTCAAATTTGGTCAAAGATGGCCTCAGGAACTCTTCTAACTCCTGATGACAAGGCCAGCGTACTCTTATGTACCATCTCACTTTTGGACAGAAAAAAATGACATCTGGTTTGAGAGTTATATTAAAAGAAATCTAAAAAGGTCCTGATACACAGTATTTTTTATAAATACAAACTTTCTTCATTTCTAGCTACCTTTCCAACCAGACTCATACTCTTCAGATCTACTACCAAGTACTAATGTACAATGAAAAAAAGAAGGAACCAAGCAGTCTGGGTGCTCCTTGTGTGGTCTGGCAAGTAGTGTGTTGCTGGAAATGGCATGCTTTCATGCTCATCTTACCAGAATACTAATACTAATACTTCCACAGTATGAAAAAAACATGAGACGAGGAGATTGTACAAAGCAAATGGAAAAAACAAACCAGAAAAAACATGATACCAAGCAAGCTTAGATCTAGAAATCAGATTGTCTGGTTTTTGTCAAGCAAAGTTGAGACTGCTAGGACTACTAACAAACACACCAGCTTCACTAGCACACTAAATCCACGTAAAATAGAGACACCAAACCACTGCCAGTTTAAATTCATAGCTACACTTTGATGGAGTAAAGTATAATTTTCCAATGTATTACGATAGGCAGCAACAAATGATTGCAATTAAACGAGAACAATAAGAGAGGAGACAAAGCCTACTTAACTTTGATTTTGAGCATAGAACACTATCAAATGGGACACAAAAGCTGTACATACAAGGTAGCATGACAGCATGAAGGGGAAATCCTTTCACCAGAAAATCAAATGCAGGGCACTTATTTACGGTAGGACAGCATGCAAAAATACAATCACTAATTCCAGAAGGGTATATTTGAGGTAATTCCCACAAATGGGTACATGAACCTGATCCCCATCTCCTACAGCTTATGTTCTGAACACAGATATGTAGAATCCAGGAACGAACATCAGAGTTACCAGCCAGAACAAGAACCAAATTAATAGAACAAAATGATAAAACAACAGCAAACTCTTTTGTCCCAGGAATGTTGGGGCAGGCCACAGGCTAACGAGCAAAATGATTAATCTTGGAAAGTGGCAGCTCTGAAAATATAGCTAATACTAAAGGGTTATCCAGAAACAAAAGGGTTCTGGTGGGCCTTCCTCACACCACTGTGGTCCCTTCATACTGCACTCGATTACACTACTCCCCTCCACCCCAGCAGTCCTCTTCCTCCGCCCCTCCAAATTCAGACGATTTTATTATTAAAAAAACAGACGATTTCTCAAATAATTCCCCCATTTCAATCAGCCCTGTCTGTTGTTAACACCTAGCCACAGTATTAGCCTACCAATCAACCAAAAAAATATACCCCACTGCGGACATCACCGCAGAGCACACGGAGAACCAAGGCAACGTCACCACCAGGGGCTCACACAAATCCAGCAGCATACGAGCCGCTCCGCATACCCCAACCAAAATTCCAGCCTTCGAAGCCAATCCAGCGCCATACACGCGCGCTGATTCCAGCTCTATTGCGCAGGATTAAATCAAATGCTAGGATTCTGGGAGGAACAGACCttggcgccggcggcgcggcggagcggcgggcggagCGAGGAGGCGGACGGGGCGAGGAGCGCGcaggcgtcgccgccgccgacgcagcCGCCGGAGACGGGCAGCGCCATGGAAGGATGCGACTGAGCTAGGGACCTAGGGTTTTGCTCGCCGGTCGCTTTCTCCGTGCTGTGGAGCGTCGGCTGTTGGACTGGGCTGGACCTGGACTGGACTTGGAAGGGAGCTGGCTGGAACGGCGACGCGGGTGCCTGCCAGGTGGCACCACTGGGTGGGTCAGACAGTGGGCCCGATGGACTGGATTGACGAAGACGGTTGGACTAAATGCTGGGAAATCGGTGGTCACGTGTGTTCTCAGTTTGAAAAATGCTACGGCGACACCGTAGGCTCGTAGCCTTGCTGACACTTCTATGGCTATTTTTTTAAACACGAGAGTCGGACTCTACCGACAAAAGAATAGTGTCGATTAAatttttaaataaatttaaaaatatGATAATCTGTATCAGTCGAGAACTCAAATCCAGTGGATAGATTTCACCAAAAAAAATCTTATCACCCAGGGGCGGATCCAACGTGGCCCCCCACGGAGCCCTCCAAAGCCCCTCCTACACTTAGTTTGCCTCGTTAATCTAATTTTGTTCATCTTTAGGTATTGCTGAAGTGTTTCTTTGTTACATTGTTTAATTTTCTTTATATCCATCGTGTGGATATATAAGGCCAAATATTATAAGGGTTCTTAGACTCTAAACCTTAAATGAAGAATTTTACAAAAACAAAAAAAGctataaaataaaaaagaaagctAGAAGACTAAGTTTCAATCTTCTTCTTTATTTATGTTTCAACCTTGCAATGTCTTCATGCAACACCAATCTATCACATCTCTCGTTTGCTTAGAAACTTAATGCTCAAATTGTCTGTTTCTTGCCAAATCTTTTCACATAATCTTCGTCTACCGTATGGTGTAAAGAGATATCGATATCGCCTCCAAAAACGCCCGAGCCTTCACCCGCGATAGTTGCCGCTATCGCCCCCATCTCGCCAGCTCCTCAGGCGAGGCCGGATCCGGCCTCACCGGCCTTGGATCCAACGCCAATCCCCACCCTAAGCGCCTGTAGCCTACAGGCACGCCACCACCACCTAGCGGCCACCCGCTACCGTCGGCCATCCTAAGTAAATGTGAGAATAGAAAGGAGAAGAGGGATTCAGGGAAGATGAGCAAAGGGAGAAGGGGCGGGGACGAGGGATGGGAGGCGACGCCGCCCCCAAGTCGCCCCTCGGGCTACGAGAGGGCAGATGAAAAGGTGGCTTCGCCTTAGGTGATCAGAAGCCGATCTTGATTTGCTATTGAAGAGATTCGTCGGGTTCTTAGATTCAGCTTGACATATGGTAAATTTCACGAACTCCTCGTTTCCAACAATTAACAGCATTGGTTTAGTCGGAAACAGAAAACAGTAATTACTACTACTGCTACTAAAAAAGGACCAGCATTAGAAATTTTTGGGAGCGTTTCAACTTCAGGTGACTGAAGGACTCAGGATTCATGAGCCTGATCTGTACAGAATCTGCAGCTACATGCTCCAGTTAAATATTACCATGTAACAGTATGCCTGTCATGTACAGCATTCATACAGGGAAGGTATACGGTGTTGGGGTTGCAGTTCATCTTTTGCATGGGGCGAGATGTCCCTCATCTGTTGAGGGCCACCGAGAACACAACAGAGAGTATGAACCACGCCAGGAAGAAGTAGCCAACGAGCTTTGTTGGGACCTCGTCTTCGGGTTCCTGTTCCCAATTATGCAACAACAACCCGGATCATGTAATGCACAACAAAGAGCAAAGTCACATGGATTTATCTGCTTGTTTTCTTATTAGGAAATAAAAGTGTTTTCCTAGCAGGGACTTGGATGGAATTTTGCACTTTGAAAATTGCCAATAGCTGTCTCATTGTCACTAAATTACGGGACCTACATGTCATCCTCACAACCAATTGTAGTTCTCAAAACTGCATTATTTGAGAGTGCCATTTATCAAATTCCCTGTTTTTTCATCTGAAAACATCAAATTCTTCTACTGGCATATGCAATATGGTTGTGAGGTATTTTGTACTCAGCTTGGGATTTGTAAGATCTAATAAATCCACTAAAACTCCTTTGCTGTTTCTTGACATGGTGCTATTAATGGTAGTTTATTTGTAAAACCCTTAGAGGCAGCAACTTTTTATAATCATTTTGGAGAACGCTAATGAGTTAGTATTGCCAGAGTTTTAAAAACGGTAAGTCATCCTCATAAAATGAAAATTGCAAACCTGTGGAGGATCTGGTGCTGACTCCAAGGGATCTACTTGAAAAGGCCAGACATATCGCTCAGGTTGCCCACTTCTGGACATGCTCCAATCATACAATCTTCGCTCTTCCTCAGTTGATAGTATGGTAAATGATTCCTACAGATGTGCAGATATGATTGAAGTACTGGAAAATGGAATGGGTGAGGTGAGGCCTTCTGGCTCCCAGTTTAGGATCAGAACCTTTAGGAGGTCAAGTTCCTTGTTGAGCTCCTCTTCTTCCAGTTTTTTGCTATTTAGTTCTTCACACCTTTTCTCATAGGCGGCGCTTACCTGATTTTGATATTGAACTCAGTTATTGAAAGATCATAGTGCTCAGCTGAAAGTAGCTACCAATTACTGACAAATAAAGGAAGCCATCAAAACAGTAAAGTGAAGTTGAGAGTAAAGCACACAGTGGAAGTAAACTCGAGGAGTTCATGCAAGGATAAAAGGTACGAGACTGCCTTTATATCTAATCTCCACAATTAGACTCTGGATTTTTATGGTCTCTCTGATGGAGCTAATTGAATGAAACACGACGCACTTGACAGCCATACAAATTTAGTTAAGCCACATGTTAGCTTGAATACCTTACAACGCTTACTCTTAGAAGAGGTGTTTGTCTGATTACTTATGTTTTGGGTCCATGGGAAACATTAATTAATGGGCCCATGCTATTGTGGGAAACTAAAATTTACCTCATCAGTAGAAGCTAGTCTTGTGACTCCAAGCCTCCCATAGTGATCAGCATCTGTAATAGCTGCAAGTATGGAAAAGATATGCTTCAGTACTGAACAGCTTTTTCAACAGGCAAAATGTACTGCGCTATTATCCAGCAACATCCATGAGAACCAGTTCCAGCATCTTGGTCACTGGATACTTCAACAAATGTCATAGTACAATTTATTGTGATTTATCAGGACACAGTAGCTCCTGATTAGGAGGAGGAACTGAAGCTATGCGTACATGTCtaataaaaaaaaaagatgcaCTATATGCAAGACTACAAATAGTGTGAAAGGGAGTTAAAATTACATCGGTATGTACAAAAGCTAGCAGCGGTCCGGTATGCTACATCACCAAACGTCTTAGCTGAAATTGTAAGTAACTGTTACATCAAAAGTTTTCCCTTTTCCTCCTCGTTGAGATTTCATTGACACTTTTCATTTCAGCAAAAAACATTGTAACTCTGCTAGAATCTGAAAAATTGATGCATCGAAATTCGAAAGTCCCCAGAAACTGACAACTCTATAGGTTGCTTCTATTTCACCCAATTCATATTTCAGAAGAAACTTTTTGAGCAGGAAACAACGGCATCGACGCGATTATTCTTAAGAGGAGGGATGTGCCACGGGGACCAAGAAACGCACCGACGCCACGCATCGCCTTCTGCACATTCTCCGCGGAGATGAGCGAGTAGGGCGGCCGCGTGGAGGTTGCGGCGCCCCCGGCGACTTCGGTGCCCGCCTCatccacctccgccaccgcggCGGCGCCCTCTGAGCCCGCGGCCCCGCCGGCTGCAGCGGCTGCGCACCGCGCGCGGAACGACGCCGCAGCCGCGAATCGGGTGGGGAgggagcggaggcggagggTGGAGTGTGAGGAGCGGGAGCAGGAAGATGTTGCGGACGCGAAGGCGGACGGCGCCTGCGGGGAGGTGATGCCGAGGGCAGCCATGGTGGGGGAGGCTAATGGTGGGAAAGAGGAGAGCGCGGGAGATAAGGGAGGTGGGGATGGAAATAAACGATTTTGAGTTTTCCTTTTTCTTATTTCACATTTAATTTTCAGATTTACTAATAAGAATATAATATTTCTAGTCTCAAATAGAAATTCTCACCAAATTGTATCAAATAGTAAAACCGTGATATGACATTTTTGTTTTTCACGATAAAAAGTCTCATGTTTTTGTCCGTCAGTTTATCCCCAACTATTATACTATTCTAAAAGAGATATTAATAGACCTTTGATTCATAACATCTGGTACTATATTATAAGAATGAGTTAGGTTATGTTTGGATAGTTAAAGATTAGCTAACTAGCTATTAGTTCTATTAGTTGGATGTGTAATATGTTTGGATCCACCAATAATTATTATCATTAATAGATCAAGCTACCCTTGTGTTGAGAAATTTAACACTTGTGGGTAACACGGTATTTTGACTTTTTTTAACTAGGATTAGCTTGGCTAATGAGATAATACTATTTTAATTAGCTGGAATATCATTAACTGATCTGTTTAGATCCTAATAGCTAAATTTAGCTAGCTAACCATTAACCATTAGCTAAAGGATCAAAAGCATGATCTTAGATGAATTTAGTAGATCTCACACTACAACTCTTAACCTATCGAAATTCATATAGGTCGTGTAAGTGTACTTATGCTTGTCCGTATGGCATGCCAACGTGTCCATTAGCATTCGTGATTAACATGAGGCTCCTATAGCTACCAGCGAGAGAgcagagagaaagggagatGTTGTTAACGGATGACATGTGAGTTGACGAGTTGTAATGGAATTTTCATGAGTCATCATGTAGGTTCCAAGATGAGTTAGGAAATTAGGTGACATAAATAAGGTTATATGTAGTGGGATTAACACTGAACATAGATATTTGAATCTTGAGCGATTTAGGGAATCACCTCATATTCAAATCAAACACCTGCAAAAAGCTCATGCACTTAACTAATACGGTCCTTTTCCTACAAGCGCATGTCTCAAATACCACTCTCTCTGTCCGGAAAAAAGAAGAAGCCATTACTATTATTCCATTTAATCTGTGCATGGGTATGCAACAATTCATAGTGTCAAATATGACTAACAAATAGGAACAAGTAAGCACACTTATACCAATTTGTCATATTTGTTTGAAAAAAAGTCGTTTCATGATGGATGATTTTTTGTGAAAGGTTATGATGGATGATGGATGAAGTATCTAAGATAACATTCAGTGCCCATACATTGAGACTTCTTACTTTGGCTTTCAACAACTAAAGCTCTTTGATGCACTTGAGTAGCAGTAAAGAAGTCATAGCCCTCTAATCTTTCCTTAATATGAGAGCGCAAACCACTAAAACCAAATCTGCTAAGTCATTTTCAGCAGTCTTAACACCAAAACATCGATTTTTTATCACGGAATCTTCTAATGTAATCATTAACAGACTCATCGCGCATCCACTTAACTGGTGTTAAGTGAGGTAAATTAAGCTCATTATTTCCACGGAAGAAGTGATCATGAAATTTCTATTCTAATTATTCCCTTGAGCTAATAGAATTAGGAGCTAATGAAGTAACCCATGAAAAAATGGTTCCAGTTAAAGATAAAAAGAATAAGCGCACTTTCAATTCGTTTATAGAACCAACTTCTCTTAACTGCAGAAGATATTGAATAATATGCCCAAAAGTACTTTTATTGTCTTTTCCAAAAGTAAACAGGATACTTTTTTTATAAGTGTGAATTTTGCCTCTAACATCTACTCCAAAATTTTCCTTAAGCATATTAGCCAAATTATTTTTATACTCGGCAAGCACTTGATCAAAATTATTTAAAGATTTTGGCTATGTGGATGTAGACGCATTATGCTGGTTTAGAGCCATATAGCTGGGAGAACCGGTCAGATCGGTTACTGAGACGGTCGGACCGATTGGGCTATACCGGTCGGACCGGATTCAGGAATCGGCCTGACCGGTCTTTGCCTATTTTGCCATCTTATTGCCAGTAGGTGGTCACATTATTAGATTCATAGTTGTGCCTATATACTATTGTTAACAAAAAAGATGTACTATAAAAATTCAAACAGGATTTCTGCTGAATTACACAAAGAGTAGATGGACAGATACTAATTGGATAGGAGTATTAGACTAGTATTAGTATTGTATATTATTTTATGATCAAATAGTTGCTTGCATTTCCCCCTTTATTTTGAATTAACACGAATTCAATTTATATGGTCAAAATTCAATACATGTTTCTACCATAACTGATGGCAGCCGCTTCTCATTACACTTCTTTTGAACCGGTTTGCAAACAATATTCATCAGTTGTTGCTTGGAAATATGAGAGACAAATAACCAGCTAGACTGCATACTACAGGGAATCCTCTCTGAAATCACCGTCAGGCTCTCAGCTTTGGAAATGAAGGCGACCACAATTCATAAGCACGCATGAACACAAAAACTACCAACTAGTCAATCACATACAAACGCCGATTTCACATCGAAAACTCTGACCCCTCCAGTTGTATGATAGAACTAACCAGATTCCACAACACGGCAGATAGTTCGCCTCTTACTTGCTGTTCAATCAGAACATCACGCACAGGATGGACGAACATAAAAACAGAGCACAGATGAACACGGATCTAGTTCATACGATCACATTAATAGCATAGCAGATTCATATAACCAACTCAACAGATTTTGTCCGATCTATAGAAGACACAACCGCCAACATGAAATTATTACGCTCGCTCAACCTCCTCACAGAAGCATCACACGGACTCAGCAGCCTTCACCGACTCGATCCAGCACATGTGAAAGCAGCACCTAGGAGCTGGGAGATGGAGGGCTTGGGCTCGGAGTTCATGCCGATGACGATGACGAGCGGGATGAAGCCGTAGTGCGCCGCCACCTTGGCCGTCTTCATCGTCCACGTGGTCCACTCCTTGACGAGCCGCACCGCGGTCGCCGCCCTGGTGGCCTCCCCGCACCTAGCTGCTTTCACATGTGCTGGATCGAGTCGGTGAAGGTTGCTGAGTCCGTGTGATGATTCTGTGAGGAGGTTGAGCGAGCGTAATAATTTCATGTTGGCGGTTGTGTCTTCTATAGATCGGACAAAATCTGTTGAGTTGGTTATATGAATCTGCTATGCTATTAATGTGATCGTATGAACTAGATCCGTGTTCATCTGTGCTCTGTTTTTATGTTCATCCTGTTAGAATTGATCTCCCTGGACCATCAGACcccaacgggcccgatgggccaGCTCACCtctgcgccctgatcgggggcgtccCAGCTGATctctagctggtgggcccccgtcgcgccgcgctatAAAAGGA from Panicum hallii strain FIL2 chromosome 3, PHallii_v3.1, whole genome shotgun sequence encodes:
- the LOC112887920 gene encoding cell division topological specificity factor homolog, chloroplastic, producing MALPVSGGCVGGGDACALLAPSASSLRPPLRRAAGAKAHFCTFPHGASSNRMLTNSQLIIDRQSCSQSSTQTYALSRKDFSPITQEVEGFLHNVVNMGFVDRLKLAWKIIFPAPTIKENSNANIAKQRLKMILFSDRCEVSDEAKKKIVENVIEALSEFVEIESRDNVQVDISTDAGLGTVYSVTVPVRRVKPEYQESEEQYRGKIVGVDFKDTGESSGSVDVTFDFFVPNENY
- the LOC112887921 gene encoding NAD(P)H-quinone oxidoreductase subunit U, chloroplastic, which translates into the protein MAALGITSPQAPSAFASATSSCSRSSHSTLRLRSLPTRFAAAASFRARCAAAAAGGAAGSEGAAAVAEVDEAGTEVAGGAATSTRPPYSLISAENVQKAMRGVAITDADHYGRLGVTRLASTDEVSAAYEKRCEELNSKKLEEEELNKELDLLKESFTILSTEEERRLYDWSMSRSGQPERYVWPFQVDPLESAPDPPQEPEDEVPTKLVGYFFLAWFILSVVFSVALNR